In one window of Gossypium hirsutum isolate 1008001.06 chromosome A01, Gossypium_hirsutum_v2.1, whole genome shotgun sequence DNA:
- the LOC107916897 gene encoding uncharacterized protein translates to MVKLAEKINMLIKKGFSDLDWRLLFLLIVPLSILLFIALSSTPSIHYFFPLRSFLFTTPSPDVTGKLRQSRMAMCLVGGARRFELTGPSIMERVIKEYPNADLFLHCPMDKNAFKLSLLKTAPRLASVRIFDQKIVPQTAEQVRVLTAANSPNGIQGLLQYFNLVEGCLTMIDSHQKQHNFTYDWIVRTRVDGYWNAPLNPQHFVAGRYTVPSGSVYGGLNDRLGIGDFYTSKAALSRLSLIPKLDLAGYRRLNSESAFKAQLTTQNISYVENRLPFCVVTDRRYRFPPSHMGVPVAALSSPGPLSGAKCRPCTPVCKGRCVADVMSSLDKRWSWTNWRNGTIELCDAHGGWEDRWEMIFDRVAGKKLAEGRRQVKDLMFEECVADFREMKKKAVNWEAPTAEEICGLGLKNHTKMIL, encoded by the exons ATGGTAAAGCTGGCAGAAAAGATTAATATGTTGATCAAGAAAGGGTTTTCGGATCTTGATTGGCGTCTTCTTTTCTTGTTAATCGTTCCTCTTTCCATTCTTCTTTTTATTGCTCTATCATCTACACCGTCCATCCATTATTTTTTCCCCCTCCGGTCTTTTCTCTTCACCACTCCATCTCCCGACGTAACTGGTAAGTTGCGCCAGTCGAGGATGGCGATGTGCTTGGTGGGTGGAGCCAGGAGGTTCGAGCTCACTGGACCCTCCATCATGGAGAGGGTTATTAAAGAGTATCCTAATGCTGACCTTTTTTTGCACTGTCCCATGGACAAGAATGCCTTCAAATTATCGCTTCTTAAAACTGCACCAAGGCTGGCTTCGGTGCGAATATTTGATCAGAAAATTGTGCCGCAGACGGCGGAGCAAGTTCGAGTCCTGACGGCCGCCAACTCCCCTAATGGTATCCAG GGACTTCTACagtattttaatttggttgaGGGATGCCTGACAATGATCGATTCACACCAAAAACAACACAACTTCACCTATGATTGGATCGTCCGCACCAGAGTAGACGGTTACTGGAATGCGCCCTTGAATCCCCAACACTTCGTTGCCGGCCGATACACCGTCCCTTCAGGATCTGTCTACGGTGGCCTTAATGACCGACTTGGCATCGGCGACTTTTACACTTCCAAAGCTGCCCTCTCCCGACTTTCTCTCATCCCCAAACTTGACTTAGCCGGGTACAGGCGACTCAACTCAGAATCAGCTTTCAAAGCACAACTCACCACCCAAAACATATCCTACGTAGAAAATAGATTACCCTTCTGCGTCGTGACGGATCGGAGGTACCGATTCCCGCCTTCCCATATGGGAGTTCCGGTGGCGGCGTTATCGAGCCCGGGTCCACTGAGTGGGGCCAAATGTAGGCCCTGCACTCCTGTTTGTAAAGGGCGTTGCGTTGCCGATGTGATGTCGTCGCTTGACAAGAGATGGAGCTGGACCAACTGGCGTAACGGGACAATTGAGCTATGCGATGCTCACGGTGGGTGGGAGGATCGATGGGAGATGATCTTCGATAGAGTTGCCGGTAAAAAACTGGCTGAGGGGAGGCGGCAAGTAAAGGATTTGATGTTTGAGGAATGCGTTGCTGATTttagagaaatgaagaaaaaggCTGTCAACTGGGAGGCACCTACGGCTGAGGAGATCTGTGGACTGGGGTTGAAAAATCACACCAAAATGATTCTTTGA
- the LOC107917518 gene encoding uncharacterized protein encodes MERKSETGGGKGKEQSESHQPPHISPMHPVTHNAYGGGLYGTDQEQAQKPENPPASETQSADGPNEAKNEPKHKPPPSSGDRDIDITGQSYIQ; translated from the coding sequence ATGGAAAGGAAAAGTGAAACAGGAGGAGGGAAAGGAAAAGAGCAGAGTGAGAGTCATCAGCCTCCTCATATTTCACCCATGCATCCAGTGACACACAATGCTTATGGTGGCGGATTGTACGGAACCGATCAGGAACAGGCGCAGAAACCGGAAAACCCGCCCGCCAGTGAGACCCAAAGTGCTGATGGGCCCAATGAAGCCAAGAACGAGCCCAAGCACAAACCCCCTCCATCATCCGGTGATCGAGACATTGATATCACCGGCCAATCTTATATCCAGTAG